The Abditibacteriaceae bacterium sequence CGCAATGGTCGTTGCTAAAAAGGTTTCAACCACAAGCAGCGCAGCAACAACCAACTTGGTAGAACGAGTACCAATAACGACTGCCGAAGTCTGGCGTTCTGCAGCGCGGTCGGGTTCGATGTCCATAATTTCGCCGAAAAGGTGAGAGTGCATCGCAAACAAAGCTCCGAAAACCCACAACTGCCAGGCGGCGAATGGGACGTTATTCAGCCAATGCGCCAGAACGAAAACGGTCAGGTAGCCTACCTGTGCGATGGTATCAAAAAACGGCCTGTTCTTCGCGCCGACGTTGTAAAGCGTTGTTATACCCACCACGGCACCAAACCAGACTAAAGCACGCGGCCCCAAGAACCAGCACAAGATCATCAGGAACGGGACTTGAACCAGAATAATCCGCAAAGGTAAGTTCGCAATCTGCTGCGGTGTTGGGCGCGCACCAAACAAGAAGCTATCTTTGCGAGGATTAAGGCTGTCGGTGCGCTCATCGGTTAGGTCGTTAGCGGCATAAATCACCAGGCCAAGTGGTAGCGCGACATAAACGAGACCTAACCAAAAATCGAAAGAGCTTAAAGGAAGTGTGCGCCCTAGTGGCAAGAGGTAGAACCAGATCGCCGTGAGCCAGAAGCCGGGTCGGGACGCTTTAAT is a genomic window containing:
- a CDS encoding UbiA family prenyltransferase, producing MRLHDFKTLPVPAASRRLHSRGKALWLNEVLFTIKASRPGFWLTAIWFYLLPLGRTLPLSSFDFWLGLVYVALPLGLVIYAANDLTDERTDSLNPRKDSFLFGARPTPQQIANLPLRIILVQVPFLMILCWFLGPRALVWFGAVVGITTLYNVGAKNRPFFDTIAQVGYLTVFVLAHWLNNVPFAAWQLWVFGALFAMHSHLFGEIMDIEPDRAAERQTSAVVIGTRSTKLVVAALLVVETFLATTIAHKPWLPFVLAMGAILFLLDAAIGWRERSYPTSLVAAFFVGWNFFLLAEIGLTLAR